The region CTAGCACGTGTTATCTTTCAGCCTCCAAAGGCCTatatattcttgggctcatttttgGCCCTCTATTACTTACGATCCTTTATGTTAGAACAGGGTGTTGTGCTGTGTGTAGTTACCATATTGTATAGGGGCTTCTTTACATATTTCCCTACATGTATATGTGCTGGCGTGTTGGCCCCAATAATGTACTAGCTCATTTCATAACATGGTATAAGAGCTAGGGTTAGGTTTCCTAGCTGCCGCTGCCGCTCCTCTCTCCATCAagcctctcccctcttcttcttccatgcatACCTGCTGCTGGTAGCCGCCGCCGTCCTTCTCGGCAGGCACCGCCGCCTCCGTCCTTCTCGGTCGACGCCAATGCTGCctccgccaccagcctccctggccgccggcctcctgcCTCTTCATCCGCAGCTGCGGCTGCCATCAGGCTATGCCCCATGCTGTTGTTGGTCTTCAATGAGCTGCAGCAGGTGCTGTTCCTAGTCTTCAACaagctgatgctgctgctgctcttcctgGTCTGCTGCTGTTGCTGGTCTTCAACGAGTGCTCTACTCTGCTGGAATGGCGCCCTCCACCACCGGTGCTGCCGCAATCCCACGTTATCCTATTATCTTCAACAGGCAGAACTATAGGGACTGGGTGCATCAAATGAAGCTACACATGAGGGGCCAACTGGACTCTGCGTCGGGGGAGGGGGGCAGGGGGGAGTTGTCGGCCTCTGCGCCGTTGCACAAGATCTTGCGCGGTGGCGACccgccacggccacagccaccacTCCCCCGCGTGCAGAACCCGCCATTGCTTGACAGAAAAAGGAATTGCACCAACGGAATTGCTAGCCGAAGATAGGAAGGGAGGCCACGGAGGAGATGAGATGTGAACCTAAAACGCTCCCAACCCCGTATATATAGCGATGGAAGGACGGTTTTGTGGGCCGCTTATAAAATATTTACGAACCAGCCTCGATATAGCATTCCTGTTCGGCCCACAAAATATTCAAAAACCGGCTGGAATTacttgaggcggcgaaagatataGCGCATCTGGTAGAGTTGCTCCAAGGGTTTGAATCAAGGGATTCATTGTATTTCctagttttatgattatgaaatatatagAACAAAAACATGCAAAAAGATATATTGTTATTTACATTCATGCCATTTGAAATTTTAGTGAGCAAGGATGACAAGTTTAATTGACAAACATGATAAAATCATTCTTAGTGTATTTTTTACCAGAAAATTGTCATGCATTGACATCCTCGCGTCACTAAAATCGCCATCGTTAGATTTACAACATCATTTTCGTTAAACTGTCGTTTACGCAAGGGAAGTATGACCGCTTTACTCATACCCGAGACCCGATCTAAAGACGTTTCTGCCTCGCTGACCGGTGGACCTAAATGGTAAATCCCTGCCTACCCCGCCGCCTCCGGCCTCCGCACCCGCACTGACTGACAGGGTGGAGCCGTACGGCTCGACCCACTTCGCCACCCGGCAGGCGAACCAATGTCAAACAAGCCGCCGGcagtactctcgaaaaaaaaaaaCAAGCCGCCGGCACGCTTACCGTTCGTCCGTTCCGCAGCCGCCACCCCGCGACTCCTCCTCCTGATCTCCCCCACCGTGCCGAGTAGTCAACCAACCTACCCCCACCCACCGCTGATCCCCTGCCCCGGCGAGTCATACAAATATGGAACTCCGCCTCCGCGCCCCGGCGTCCCCCGCTTCCGCCTCTCCGCGCGGCACGTCGGTCTCCCCCAGCCCCAGGCCGTATCCGCGCCTGCCCTCACAACCCGTACGAGTTTTCATCTGCGACTTTCTACCGCAGCACGGCGATCGGTTAAGTCGTACTGCCTGCAACTATGGGGAAAACCATCAAACACCTAATAAAAAGTGTGGCTGTCTGCAGATTCAGAAGCGATTGTCCGGCAGCGCCGTCTCCGTCTCCAGGCGAGGCACCGCGGCAAGGAGCAGCCTGTGTTCCGCCCTGATGGCGGCATCATACAAGTATGACAACTTGACCCGGCGCTCCGCGCTGCTGCACTTCCGTTTTCGTTTACGCCAGCCACTAGGCCCGCCTGCTGTTACTGGCAGAACAAGAACATAGTAAAAAATTATAGGTTGTATATGAAGGATGGGGATTCATTGGCATTGCGGTGTTTCTATTGTCCTACATTAAAACATAGTTATGCACAATTGATGAGCTGGTGAAGGAAAACATTGTTACAATCCACTATTTAGTTAAACGAAGAAGAGAAAGATTGCTACAATCCAATTGATCATGTCAAAAGGTTTACTAGCTACGAGGAGGTAAATAAACAAGACCAAATTGGTGTAGTACTATCACTGTATCAGTGTGCATTTGCATTTAGTATCTGCTAAGCTTGGTTCCCTTCTGCATTCTGGCTGTCCCATGATGGGCAGTTTTCCTGTTTTGCCGAATTATTGTTTGTTCATGTGAGCTGCATGTTCCAGCACAGGAACTCCGGACCTAGTCGACTTCGACTGGGAGACTCTTGGATTTCAACTGGTCCCGACGGACTTTATGTATATAATGAAATGTTCGTCAGATGGAGTGTTCACCAAGGGTGAATTGGTTCCGTATGGGCCAATCGAGCTGAACCCTGCTGCTGCAGTTTTAAATTACGGCCAGGTTTGTTTATCTGCCTGCTCTGCCTTGAAGAATCACTACATGATTGGTGAACAGTGCTGTGTACATAATAGCCTTGTTGATTTCAGATATGTTGGCTGTTTTCGTTTGCTCCATATTTGTTGGATATGTTCAAACATGCTTGTAAAACGTGCAGGGATTGCTCGAAGGTCTTAGAGCACACAGAAAGGAGGATGGTTCGGTAATTGTTTTTCGCCCCGAGGAAAACGCGTTGCGGATGAGGATAGGTGCAGATCGGCTATGCATGCCTGCACCAAGCGTTGAGCAGTTCCTATCAGGTGTCAAGCAAACTATATTGGCAAACAAGCGTTGGGTAAGAACATCTTTCCTTGAACAGTGACATGTGATGCATACTTCCTTTCTCATGGGTTATgtgcttcatgaggttgtaggtacCCCCCACTGGCAAAGGTTCTTTATATATCAGGCCGCTGCTGATTGGAAGTGGAGCTATGCTAGGTGTAGCACCTGCCCCGGAGTATACATTTGTCGTCTATGTTTGCCCAGTTGGTCACTATTTCAAGGTTGGTGCATTTGGCTTATTTCTATTTCATATATCCATTTTTATGGTTGCAACAGTAAtatttcaatgtcttatttactttCAGGATGGCCTGTCACCAATTAGCTTACTGACTGAGGAAGAATATCACCGCGCTGCACCTGGTGGAACTGGTGATATCAAGACAATTGGAAATTATGCTTCGGTAACACACCTTGCTCTGTAATAAGTGTGATATTATTCATCTGATCCATGATTACCTTGTGTACATCTTTACTCCCTGGTTCTCTGAATATGAGTTTGGCTTCCAATATTTGCAGTTACCCTCAACTTGAATGCTACTGTTGTGCTGCCAAGTGCATTTAAGCTCTAATTTTGCATAGGATAGTGGTAGCTTTCCTCAAAATATTTGGTGTATATAAATGCTTATCTTGATCTCTCTGGTTTGATAAGATCAGGAAGAACATTACCATATTGTTATGTTGTTCCTGATGCTTTGCACTTTTGTTGGATCCCTGTATGCAGGTTGTTAGTGCTCAGAGAAGAGCCAAGGAGAAAGGTCATTCTGATGTTCTTTACTTGGATCCCGTGCATAAGAAGTTTGTGGAGGAAGTTTCTTCCTGTAATATATTCATGGTGAAGGTATGTGTACTGGACTTTGTTCCATTTGGCTATGTTTGCAAGTGGATCTATGAAAACAACAGTGTAGAGTAGTTTGGGTATTAATGCCGTTGATTTCACTGACAAAGATGTCTGGGAGCATTTGCGTAGTCTATCGAAATAACTGAACAAGGTGCAG is a window of Triticum dicoccoides isolate Atlit2015 ecotype Zavitan chromosome 2B, WEW_v2.0, whole genome shotgun sequence DNA encoding:
- the LOC119365238 gene encoding branched-chain amino acid aminotransferase 2, chloroplastic-like isoform X1, coding for MELRLRAPASPASASPRGTSVSPSPRPYPRLPSQPIQKRLSGSAVSVSRRGTAARSSLCSALMAASYNTGTPDLVDFDWETLGFQLVPTDFMYIMKCSSDGVFTKGELVPYGPIELNPAAAVLNYGQGLLEGLRAHRKEDGSVIVFRPEENALRMRIGADRLCMPAPSVEQFLSGVKQTILANKRWVPPTGKGSLYIRPLLIGSGAMLGVAPAPEYTFVVYVCPVGHYFKDGLSPISLLTEEEYHRAAPGGTGDIKTIGNYASVVSAQRRAKEKGHSDVLYLDPVHKKFVEEVSSCNIFMVKDNVISTPLLTGTILPGITRRSIIEIASNLGIQVEERLIAIDELLDADEVFCTGTAVVLSPVGSIVYHGRRVEYGGGKVGAVSQQLYSALTAIQKGLVEDSMGWSVQLN
- the LOC119365238 gene encoding branched-chain amino acid aminotransferase 2, chloroplastic-like isoform X2, producing the protein MAASYNTGTPDLVDFDWETLGFQLVPTDFMYIMKCSSDGVFTKGELVPYGPIELNPAAAVLNYGQGLLEGLRAHRKEDGSVIVFRPEENALRMRIGADRLCMPAPSVEQFLSGVKQTILANKRWVPPTGKGSLYIRPLLIGSGAMLGVAPAPEYTFVVYVCPVGHYFKDGLSPISLLTEEEYHRAAPGGTGDIKTIGNYASVVSAQRRAKEKGHSDVLYLDPVHKKFVEEVSSCNIFMVKDNVISTPLLTGTILPGITRRSIIEIASNLGIQVEERLIAIDELLDADEVFCTGTAVVLSPVGSIVYHGRRVEYGGGKVGAVSQQLYSALTAIQKGLVEDSMGWSVQLN